The Pseudoxanthomonas sp. SL93 genome segment TGTTGGCGTTGTCGGCGCCGGCCTGCACCACGGGGGGCGTGGCGTCGCGCGGCAGCGGCTGCAGCCGGTTCATGCGCGACAGCACTTCCACCAGCATGGCATCCATGTCGCTGCCGACGGCGAAGGTCAGGTTGATGAAGCTGTTGCCCGCATTGACGTTGGAGGCGATCTCCTCCAGCCCGGGCAGGCCCTGCATCACCGCTTCGATAGGCTCAACGATCTCCGATTCCATTTCCTGCGGCGAGGCTGCGCGCCAGCCGGTCTGGATCGACATCTGCGGCCGCTCGATGTCGGGGAACAGCTGCAGCGGCAGCTTCATCAGGCTCATCAGGCCGAAGGCGCAGGCCATGGCCACCACCACCGCGACGGCGGCAGGATTGCGCAGGGAAGCGTCGGTGAGTTTCATTGGCAGGTCCGCAGGGAGGTCAGCGGAGCGGACGATGCGCCCATGCCGCGATTCGCCTATGGCCCGGAAGTCATGCCGTGCGTGCGGTTGCGGCGAAGAGTGGGACGCGTGCGGTGAACCGAGGCTGGAGAATCCGGGTTACGCGGTGAGGCGCTGTCGTGCGATCGACGTCGGTCGCGACGATGCGCCTGGCGATTCACTGCGAGCGACCGCGTATTCGCCACAGTGCATCACATCGCGGATGGATACGCGAAGCGAAGATCTTCTGTCGCGACTGACGTCGCTCCCACAACGGCGGGCGTGCTTCTACAGCAGCACCGCCAGCTTGTCGCGGTAGCTGCGCGACAGCTTCAGCTCCTGGCCGCAGTCCAGGCGTAGGTAGCTTTCACCGTTGGTGTGCGGGCGCAGTTCGACCACGCGGCGCGCGTTGATGATCGTGGAGCGGTGGATGCGCGGGAAGCGCTGCGGATCCAGCTGCTTTTCCATTTCACGCATGGTGGCGCGCAGGATCAGCGTGTTGCCGTTCGGCGTGTCGCCGTCGGTATGGATGCACATGTAGTCGCCGGCCGCATCGATCCAGCGGATGCTGCGCAGGTCGACGCGCACCGTGCGCCCGCCGTCGCGTACGGCCAGTTTTTCTTCGCGGCGCAGTTGCTCCAGCGCGTCCGGCTTCAGTGCCTCGTCCAGGTCCAGCGGCGGGCGGCCGCTCAGTTCGCCCAGCAGGCCCAGCAACTGGGCACAGTGGCCGCTGGCCTCGCGTTGTGCGCGGGCGATGCGCACGCGTGCCAGCGCCTGTTCCAGCCGCGTCTCCTCCACCGGTTTCAGCAGGTAGTCGGTGGCGGAGGCCTCGAATGCACGGATGGCATAGTGGTCATACGCGGTGACGAAGACGACCAGCGGCATTTCCCGCGCGGGAATGGCGCGCAGCGTCGCGAAACCGTCCATGCCCGGCATCTGCACGTCGAGGAACATCAGGTCGGCATGGTGCTCGCGCAGGCCGGTGATGGCCGACGCGCCATCGCCATACTGGCCGACGATCTCGACGTCGGGGTAGCGCTGCAGGCGGATTTCCAGGCCGCGGCGGGCCAGAGGCTCGTCGTCGACGATCAGTGCGCGCAGCTTGGGCGCACTTTCGCCACGGTGGTGCGGGGTTTCCGGCTGGCGTGCGCTGTCCATGGCTCAGTCTCCGATCGTCTGCGAGGTCTCGAAGGGCAAACGCAGGGTGACCTCGATGCCGGGCGCGCGGTTGCGCACGGAGAAGCCACTGTTCTCGCCGTACAGCACGTGCAGGCGTTCCCGCGTGTTGCGCAGGCCGACGCCCTTGCCGGGCGGCAGGTCCCCGTTCTCCATGCTCTGGCAGCCGGGGCCGTCGTCGATCACGCGCAGCACCAGCTGCGCACCTTCGCGCTCGGCCTCGATGCGCAGCAGGCCACCGGCCACCTGTTTGGCGACGGCGTACTTGATGGCGTTTTCCACCAGGGGCTGCAGCAGCAGGCTGGGCAGCAGCGCGCGCCAGCAGTCCTCGTCGATGCCGGTCTCGATGCGCAGGCGCTCGGCGAAGCGGATCTTCTCGATGTCGAGGTACAGCGTCAGCGCATCCAGTTCCTGCCGCAGCGTAACGCGCTGCATGGGGTCGTTGTCCAGCGAATGGCGCAGGAACGAAGACAGGCCCTGCACCATGCGGTTGGCGGTGGCGTTGTCGCGGTCCAGGATCAGCGTGGAAATGGCGTTGAGGGTGTTGAACAGGAAGTGCGGATTGAGCTGGTAGCGCAGCATCTTCAGCTGCGCCTGGTGCGCCATGCTGCGCGCGGCCAGGGTGCGCTCGGTCTCGCTCTGGAACTGGCGGTAGTACTTGATGCCCATGTACGCGCCGACCCAGGCCAGCAGGACGTAGATATAGCCCAGCGAATAGGCGATGAACTCCAGCCGGGTGGTCGGCTTGCAGGTCTCGCAGAAGTCCACCAGGACTTCACGGGTGACGAAATCGATCAGCGCCGAACTGGCCAGGATCATCGGGATCATCAATGCCAGCAGCCGGCGGGGCGGCAGCACCCAGCAGGTCCTCAGCACGAAGCGGAGGCCCAGCGTGACCAGTGCGCCCATGGTCGCGGCCGTCGCGGGTACCACCCAGTACCCCGACGGCTTGCCGTGGGCCACCGCATACAGGCAGCCCTGCGCGAAGTACGCGCCCCAGCCGCCCAGGTGCAGCAGCCAGAAGACGTGCTGGCGGGGGATGTCCAGCGGATGGGTGGCGGCGAGGGCCATGGCGGGCTCGGCAAACGTAGAGGCCACCATGCTAACGCCGCCACGCCACCGGCAGGGCAACGCTTCGTCGGCCGATCCGCTCGGTTGGGCGCATCGGCCGCGTGGCTCAGGCCAGCACCGGCTGCATGCCCACGCCCAGGCGGTTCCAGGCGTTGATGGTGGCGACCGCCATGGTCAGTTCGGCGATGCCGTGCTCGTCGAAGTGTTCCTTCAATGCGTCGTAAGTGGCATCCGCCGGCGCGCCCGAGGGCAGGGTGGTGAGTTGTTCCGCCCAGGCCAGCGCGGCGCCTTCGCGCGCATCGAAGAAGCGGCTGTCGCGCCAGCCGGCCAGCGTGTGCAGCTTGCGCGATTCCACCCCGGCCTTTACCAGCGCGCTGCTGTGCATGTCCATGCAATAGGCGCAGCCGTTGATCTGCGAGACGCGCAGGAAGATGAGTTCGAGGAACTCCTTTCCCAGCACACCGTTGTGGACGGCCGTGCTGGTGGCGTAGAGGCCGCGGAAGGCCTCGGGGACGTGCTTGGGGTAATCGACGCGGTGGAACTTCATGCTCATGGCAGTGCCTCTATGGCGGCCACGATGGCCACCTTCACTACCAGGACGTGCCACCGTCCTTCGCCGTGACAGCCGTGCCCAACTTGTCGGGATTGGCCACGGTGAAGATCTCGCTGATGCGCTCGCCGTCGCTCACCGCCACCATCACCGCGACCAGCACGCCGTCGCGGTAGCGCAGGATCGCCGGTTCGCCGTTCACCATGCCCATGCGCCAGGCGATGGTGGGGTCCGGCCGGCGGTACGCAGCCCAGAACAGCCGCGCGATGCGCACCGCGCCCAGCAGTGGGCGGGTAACCGCCAAGGCCTTGCCGCCGCCGTCGGACACCAGCTGCGCATCTTCCCGCAGCAGGGCGGTGATCGCCGGCTGGTCGCCGCGGCGCGCGGCGTCCATGAAGCGTTCCAGCAGGCGGCGGTGGTTTTCGGGCGGCACGTCGAAGCGCGGGCGGCCGGCCTGCACCCGTTCGCGCGCGCGGTGGACCATCTGGCGGCAGTTCGCTTCGCTCTGGCCCAGCAGGGGCGCGATCTGCGCGTAGTCGTAGTCGAAGGCCTCCTTCAACAGGAAGGCCGCGCGTTCCTCCGGGCCCAGCCGCTCCAGCACCGCCAGGAACGCCAGCGAGACCTGTTCGGACACTTCGGCGCTGCGCTCCGGGCCCGGCGCCTCGTCGATCTCGGTGGGTTCGGGCAGCCAGGGGCCGGTGTAGTGCTCGCGCTGCACGCGCGCGGCGCGCAGGCGGTCGATGCCCAGGCGGGTGGCGGCCGTGACCAGCCAGGCCTCGGGGTCGCGGATTCCGGTCTTGTCCGCCTGCTGCCAGCGCAGCCAGGTGTCCTGGACCACGTCCTCGGCGTCGCTGCGGCTGCCCAGCAGCCGGTAGGAGAGCCCGAACAGGCGGGAGCGGTGGGTTTCGAAGGTGGTTTCGGCGTTCATGCGACGAAGGACGGGCGAGGGCGCCGGCCCGTGACAGCCAGCCGGGGTATCACTTTGGCCTAAAATGGCCGCTTCCGCCCGCGACCCCACCGGCAGCCCCGGCATTCCGCTCCCATGACCTCGATCAAGCAAGAAGACCTCATCCAGTCCATCGCCGATGGCCTGCAGTACATCAGCTACTACCACCCGGTCGACTACATCCGGAACCTCGCCGCCGCCTACGAGCGCGAGGAATCGCCCGCGGCCAAGGACGCCATCGCCCAGATCCTGATCAACTCGCGCATGTGCGCCGAAGGCCACCGCCCGATCTGCCAGGACACCGGCATCGTCACCGTATTCCTCGAGATCGGCATGGACGTGCGCTGGGACGACGCCACGATGGGCGTGGAGGACATGGTCCACGAGGGCGTGCGTCGCGCCTACAACCACCCCGACAACAAGCTGCGCGCCAGCGTGCTGGCCGACCCGGCCGGCAAGCGCACCAACACGAAGGACAACACGCCGGGCGTGGTCAACGTCAAGGTCGTGCCGGGCAACACCGTCGACGTGATCGTCGCCGCGAAGGGGGGTGGATCGGAAGCGAAGTCGAAGTTCGCGATGCTCAACCCCTCCGATTCCATCGTCGACTGGGTGCTGAAGACCGTGCCGACGATGGGCGCCGGCTGGTGCCCGCCGGGCATGCTCGGCATCGGCATCGGCGGCACCGCCGAGAAGGCGATGCTGCTGGCGAAGGAATCGCTGATGGAGCCCATCGACATCACTGACCTGCAGGCGCGTGGCCCGTCCAACCGCGCGGAAGAACTGCGGCTGGAACTGTATGAGAAGGTCAACGCCCTGGGCATCGGCGCGCAGGGCCTGGGTGGCCTGACCACCGTGCTCGACATCAAGGTCAAGGATTACCCGACCCACGCGGCGAACCTGCCGGTCGCGATGATCCCGAACTGCGCCGCCACCCGCCATGCGCACTTCACCCTCGATGGCAGCGGCCCGGTGATGCTGGATCCGCCGTCGCTGGAAGACTGGCCGGAGCTGACCTACGACGCCTCCAAGGGCCGTCGCGTCGACCTCGACACGCTGACGCGCGAAGACGTCGCCAGCTGGAAGCCGGGTGAAGTGCTGCTGCTCAACGGCAAGCTGCTGACCGGCCGCGACGCCGCGCACAAGCGCATGGTCGACATGCTCAACAAGGGCGAGCCGCTGCCGGTCGATCTGAAGGGCCGCTTCATCTACTACGTCGGCCCGGTCGATCCGGTGCGCGATGAGGTGGTCGGCCCGGCCGGTCCGACCACCGCCACCCGCATGGACAAGTTCACCGAGCAGGTGCTGGCGCAGACCGGCCTGCTGGGCATGGTCGGCAAGGCCGAGCGCGGCCCGGCGGCGATCGAGGCGATCCGCAAGCACCAGTCGGCCTACCTGATGGCGGTTGGCGGCGCGGCTTATCTCGTGTCGAAGGCGATCAAGGCGGCGAAGGTCATCGGCTTCGCCGACCTGGGCATGGAAGCCATCTATGAGTTCACCGTGCAGGACATGCCGGTGACGGTAGCCGTCGATTCGCAGGGCACCTCGGTGCACAACACGGGCCCGAAGGAATGGCAGGCGCGGATCGGGAAGATCCCGCTGGTGGTGGCGTAGTTGTCTTTCCCTTCTCCCCCTCGGAAGAAGGGCTCAAATCACAGGGCTCCATCCATGTCGACAACGCTCTACTACTCCCGCAGCACCGCCAGCCTGGTCGTCCACTGGCTGCTCATCGAGCTGGGCATCCCGCATGAGTTGCACGAGCTGGACTTCGACAAGCGTGACCAGAAATCGGACGATTACCTGAAGCTCAATCCCGCCGGCGTGGTTCCCACCTTGGTCATGGACGGGCAGGTGATCACCGAGACGGCCGCCATCCTGATGCACCTGGCGGACACGCACCCGCGCGCGGACCTGGCGCCCGCGGTGGCGAGCATGCAGCGTGCGCAGTACTACCGCTGGATGCTGTTCTGCGCCAACACGCTGATGCCGGCCTACCGCGCCTGGTTCTATTCGGACGAAATCGCCGGTGAGGCCAATGTCGAGGCCACGCGGCAGCATGCCCGGAATAAGCTGGAGAAGGCGTGGGGCCAGGTCGCCGACCATCTTGAGGCGCATGGTCCCTACCTGCTGGGCGCGCAGCGCAGCGCGGCCGATTTCCTGCTGACCATGCTGATGCGCTGGTCGCGCAACATGCCCAGGCCGACCGACACTTGGCCGGCCCTGCAGGCCCATGCACAACGCATGAAGGCACTGCCGAGTTTCAGGGAAGTCTATGCCCGCGAGGGGCTGACCGACTGGACCTGAGCCGAGCTGCTTTCTGTAGGAGCGACGTAAGTCGCGACCGTGGCCCCTGAGTGGCATCGGTCTGGGCTCGAAAATGGACAGTGCCGGATACGCAGCGTATGAGATGACGCTATCAGCTGCCATGGCATGCGGTCGCGACTCACGTCGCTCCTACAACAGGCACCAACGCCCGCTCAGTCCACGTATTCGTCGAACTTCTTCCCGCCCTGGAACGGCATCAGGTGCTGGCGCACGATGCCGCGCGGCACCGTCTCCAGTTTCATCACACCGTATTCCTCGGGCCAGTCTTCCTGCTTGGGCGGCAGCTTGAACGTGCCCATCAGCATGTCCACCAGCGGCAGGTGGATGGCGTAGTTCACGTCCAGGTAGTCCTTGTGCCGCGCATGGTGCCAGTGGTGGTAGCGCGGCAGCACCAGCAGGTATTCCAGCACGCCGAAGCGGAGGCCGAGGTTGGCGTGCGCCAGCACCGCCTGCAGTCCGACCAGGATCACGTAGGCGTTCACCGCAGGCGCCGAGAAGCCCAGCACGAGCAAGGGCAACAGCACGGCGCTGCGGGTCAGCACGATCTCGACGAAATGGATGCGCGACCCCGCCAGCCAGTCCATCTCGCGACTGGAGTGATGAACGGCATGGAAGCGCCAGAGCCACGGAATGTTGTGGTACGCACGGTGCAGCAGCGCCTGCGCCAGGTCGGCCACGAACACCGCGATCAGGAACTGCGCCCAAACGGGCAACGACTGGATCGCGTCCTTCAACGCGGGAAACACCGCCAGGCCGGCGATGGTGGACGTCGACGCCGTCACCAGGATCAGGATGAACTGCACCAGCACGTGGCTCATGAAGAAATACGCCACGTCCGTGCGCCAGCCCGGGCGCAGCGGCGAGATACGGCGCTTGCCCAGGTAATGCTCCAACGGCACGAACACCAGCGCCGAGAAGAACAGCGAGATCACGAACCAGTCCAGCCCCAGCGAGTAGGGCGTCTTGCCGATGGCATCGAACTGCACGTTGGTGCCGCCCAGCAATACCGCCAGCGTCGCGCTGCCCACGCCGACCAGCGCGATGCGCCTGTTGCGGTCGCGCAGGATCGCCAACGTCCCCATGCCGAAGGCGGCGGCCAGCCCCACCAGCAGCAGGTGGCGGGCGAACTGCTCGTTGTAGACCGCGCGGAATTCCCGGCTGGTCAGCAACTCGGGAAAGTGGAAGCACGCCACGGCCATCAGGCTGAGCAGGCCCAGCAGGGCGGCCGAATAGGCGAAGAACGAGCGACGGGGGCGGGCAGCGCGCGGCGGCAGGGTGGTCGGCGTCATGGCGGGACGGGGTTCAGGGGATGACAACAAGGAGCATCACGTCAATCCATCGCCAGACCGGACGGCGCGCGGACACCGCATGCCGTCCGGCCCGGTGGCATGGCCGTCAGTACCAGTCCAGCAGCGAGATGCCCAGGCCGATGTAGGTCGCCTTGTGGTTGTAGTCGATCAGGCTTTCACCGTAGCCATGGAACAGCTGCACGTGCGCACGGAACGCCCGGTTGATGGGGAAGCCGTAGTCCACCTGCAGCGCACCGTGCGACTGGTCGCCGCCGCGCAGCGAATGGCGCCCCAGCACGGTGAGGATGTGGCCGTCGCGCGTATAGGTCAGCATTGCGTCGCCACGCCCCACGTAGTCGAGGATGTCGGCGTTGTTGTCGTCGCTGGCGTCCTCGTCGAAGCGGTGCCACGCGCGCATCACCAGCGCCCAGTTCTCCCGGTCCAGGCCGACGCTGCCGATCAGCCGGTTCCAGCTGCGCGACAGCGGATCGCCGCGGCCGTTGGACTGGTGGTTCAGGCTGATGCCGGTCATGCGGCCCTTCCATCCCCCCAGGCTGTAGCTGTTGCGGAAGACCAGCATCACCTCGGGCTCGTAGTTGGTTTCGCGGAACGGACGCGACTGGTCGCTGTTGTAGACCTGCCAGCGCGAGCTCTGCGTGTAGGCACCCCAGAGGTCGCCGTTGTCGCCGAACAGGTTCTCGGCGAACTTGGTCTTGAAGCTGAGCTGGAACTTGGCCTCGACGTCCTGCAGATCCTGCGCTTCGGTGACCGTGTTGTTGGGATTGGGCGAGGACGGCCGTTCGTTGTTGCTGCTGGTCCAGAAGGCGGGCAGCAGGTACACGGGCTTGTAGCCGCGCATCTGGAACACGCCCAGCTTGGAGTCCTTGGCCAGTTCCCAGCGACTGTCGAGCAGCGAGCCGCGCCCCGCGTTGGCGATGACGGCTTCGTCCGACGGATCGTCGGCACGGAACCACGCCCCCAGCCTGCGCTGGCGATGCTCGCCCAGGGTGTCCTTGCCATCCAGCGTTTCGGCATTCGCGTCGGCCTCCGCCTTGGCCTGCGCGCGCGCCTGTGCTTCGGCCGCTTTCGCCGCGCGCGCCTGCTCGTCCGCTTGGCGGGTGTCGCTCTGCGAACGCCCCAGCGCACTGTCGTAACAGGCAAGGCGGGCGGCATCGGACTCGATGGAGAAGCAGGCCTCCGGTGTCGCGACCGCAGGCGTGGATTCCTGCGCATGGCTGGCGGCAGACAAGGTAACGCCGATTACAAACGGCAACAGGCGGATGCGCTGGGTCATGCAGAAACTACTCGTGGAAGGGGGCAGCGACATTCTGCCGCAGATCATCGGGTACACGCGTTTACCGATTTCCGGGTGCGCATTCAGAAGAACCAGGCGAACACGAACAGACCCACCATGGCGAAGGCCAGGCCCAGTTTCAGCACGATGCCCAGCACGATGCCGAGCCACGTCCCCAGGCCTACTTTGGTGGCCTGGCGCAGTTCGCGGCCGTGCCACAGCTCACCCAGCAGGGCGCCGGCGAACGGCCCCACGAACAGGCCGATGGGCATGAAGAACAGCCCCGCGAACGTGCCCAACACCGCGCCCACCAAGGCTTTCCGGCTGGCGCCGACCCGTTGCGCACCCATGGCGGTGGCGAAGATGTCCACGGCGAACGACAGCGCGGTCAGCAGGCCCAGGACCACCAGCGTGACCCAGCCGATCTGCTGGAAATCACCCGCCCAGGCAGCCAGCAACATGCCGGCGAAGACCAGCGGCAGGCCGGGCAGTGCGGGCAGGATCACCCCCGCGATGCCCACGAGGATCAGCACGACGGCCAAGGCGTAATAGAGAGTGTGGATGTCCAAGCAATTCTCCTAGGCGAATCAAGGGTTTGAGGGGGGTTGACGGGAGGGTTTTGAACGTTTGCATTTTCACAAATGCCGGGTTACTGTGCGGCCGCTGCCGTTGCCAAGGTCACCGTGAATCGTGGCCTGATGGGGTAGATCCATGATCCGCTGCATCCTTGTACCTCGCTTCCTCCTTGCAACCAGCCGCCGGACAGGCGTATCCACCACCCGTTTCAAGGAGCAAGTAGATGTCTGATCGTGAAACCGGAACCGTGAAATGGTTCAACGATGCCAAGGGCTTCGGCTTTATCAGCCGTGAAAATGGCGAAGACGTGTTCGTGCACTTCCGCGCCATCCAGAGCCAGGGCTTCAAGAGCCTGAAGGAAGGCCAGAAGGTCAGCTTCACCGTCGTGCAGGGCCAGAAGGGCCTGCAGGCGGACGCCGTGCAGGCGCTCTGATCGAAGGCTTGCACCACGCCTCGTGGCGTGGAAGCGACATGAAAAAGCCCGGCATCGACCGGGCTTTTTCTTTGCTGTTGGCGTGGCGCGCGGAAGGGCAGCAAGCTCTGCCCTGTGTGTGCGATGCCGCGCCGATGCAATCAGCGCAACACCACGCGCCCGTTCTGCACGCGCACGTAGGTGTTCTCGCGGATACCGCCCAAGTCGTTCTGGTTGATCGATACGCGGCGGCCATCGTCCATGCGCACGGTGATCGTGTAGCTCTCGCCGTTGTTGCGGTTCTGGATGGCATTGCCGGCGGCGGCGCCCGCCACTGCACCGGCGACCGTGGAAACATTCTTGTTGCCTTCGCTGCCACCGGTGCGGTCGGAGATCTGGCGACCCGCCACGGCCCCGACGATGCCGCCCAGCACGGCGCCGGTACGCGACGGCGCGCCGCCGGAGACCACGTCAACGCGTTCGACGATGCCGCAGTCGGCACATGTACGGCTGGAGGAAACGGGCGCGCTATAGCCGCCACCGTAGCCACTTCCATAACCGGGGGAAGTGCTGGCGCAGCCGGCCAGGGCGGCGGTGGCGGTAATGCCAAGGGCAAGCAGTCGAATCTTCATGCGGTGGTCCTCCAGGGTGTCCGGGCGCGGCATTGGGATGCCGCGTGTGATGCCGTTGCATCACGTGCCACCATCCTCCCCGGCACGGTGTGAACGTCGCGGCAATCCGTCGCGACAGCGCGCTGTCGTGTCAGCGGAAATTCAGCCGCGGAAATCCTGATGGCACGCCTTGCAGCTTTCACCCAGTTGCTTTGCAACCGCATCGGCTGCGGCACAGTCGGTCGGCGGCGCACTCAGCGCCGCATCGAGGTGCGCACGGAACTTGCTGGTGTGCGTCTGGAAACGCTGGTCATCGGCCAGTCCCGGGAACGCCATCTCCAGGTCGTTGGCCATGGTGCGCAGGGCACGCACGTGCGGCACGGTGTCGGTGGCGGCACAACGGTTCTGCTTCACCTTGTCGCCGAGTTGGCCGGAATGCCTGGCCATCACCTGCATGACGCTGTCGGGGAACTTGTCCTGCCGCGCCTGGATCGCGCGCAGCGCCATGACCGTGCAGATCGCACCGACCACCAGGCCGACCAGGAACAGGAAGAAATAGCGCGAAGCGTTGGAAGACGTGGCGGGTTGGCTGGCCATGCGGCGGGCTCCTTGAATGATGGCGCGCGGGTGTGGCCTCGATAGTACGACGGGCGTCGCAGTTCCCGCCACGTTTACAATGGCGACATGAAGAAGGAATTGCGGGACCGGTTCGCCGGCATCGATCGCCTGTACGGGCAGGGCGCCGTGGAGCGCTATGCGGGCAGCCGCGTGGCCGTTGTCGGCATGGGCGGCGTGGGGTCATGGGTGGTGGAGGCGCTGGCGCGTTCGGGAGTCGGTCATATCACGTTGATAGACGCCGACGACATCTGTGTTTCCAACACCAACCGGCAGCTGCCGGCGCTGGAAGGACAGTACGGGCGCAACAAGGCCGAGGCCATGGCCGACCGTTGCCGTGCGATCAATCCACTGATCGACGTGGACGTTGTGCCGATGTTCCTGACGGGAAGCAACATGGCCGAGCTGCTCGACCGCGGCTTCGACCTGGTGCTGGATGCCTGCGACAGTTTCCGTGTCAAGGTCGAGATGATCGCCTGGTGCCGTCGACGCAAGCTGCCCATCGTGGTGTCGGGTTCCGCGGGCGGGCGCACGGACCCCACCCAGATCCGCCTGCGCGATCTCTCGCGTACCGAGCACGACGCGCTGCTGGCGCTGGTACGCAAGAAGTTGAGAAGCGAGTTCAACTTCCCGAAGAACCCCGGCCGCTACTTCAGCGTGCAGGCGGTCTACTCGCTGGAGAACGTCAAGTACCCGCAGGCCGACGGCACCGTATGCGGACTGCGTCCCCAACTGGGCGCCGACGCGGCGTTGAAGCTGGATTGCGGCGTCGGGCTCGGCGCGGCCACGCACATCACCGGTGCCTTCGCGTTCGCGATGGTGGGCAAGGCCCTGGAATTGCTGTTGAAGCCGAAGAAGGACGCCGCCTAGGCCACGGCGTGGCGTCAGCAGTCTTTCTGGTCAGGCCGCGGGCAGGCGGAACAGCCGTTCGGCGTTGCGTGTGGTCGCCAGGGCGATGTCTTCGGCGGGAACGCCACGCAGTCCCGCGATGGTCTCGCATACCACCGGCAGGCGAGCAGGTTCGTTGCGTTGTCCGCGGATGCCGCTGTCAGGCTGGTCGGGCGCATCGGTTTCCAGCAGCAGGTAGTCCAGCGGCATCGTCGCCGCCAGTCCGCGCAGGCGATTGGCGCGCTCGTAGGTCACGGGACCACCCAGGCCGATCATGAAGCCAAGCTGCCACAGCTGCCGCGCCTGCTCGCTGCTGCCGGAGAAACTGTGCACGACACCCTGCAGTTTGCCCACGCGCTTGATGGACGCGATGACGGCATCCACCGCACGCCGCGCATGCACGATGACAGGCAGTTCGAATTCGCGCGCCAGCTGCAGTTGTCCATCGAAGTAGCGCTGCTGCTCCGTGGGGTCCAAACCCTCGACGAAATAGTCCAGTCCGCATTCGCCGACCGCCACCGGTCGCTCGCGCTCGATGCATTCGCGCAATGCCGGCAGGTGATCCGGACGGTGCGACGACAGATACATCGGATGCAGGCCGTACGCCGCGAACAGGCCTTCCTCAATAGCGCAGAC includes the following:
- a CDS encoding cold-shock protein, with amino-acid sequence MSDRETGTVKWFNDAKGFGFISRENGEDVFVHFRAIQSQGFKSLKEGQKVSFTVVQGQKGLQADAVQAL
- a CDS encoding glycine zipper 2TM domain-containing protein, whose product is MKIRLLALGITATAALAGCASTSPGYGSGYGGGYSAPVSSSRTCADCGIVERVDVVSGGAPSRTGAVLGGIVGAVAGRQISDRTGGSEGNKNVSTVAGAVAGAAAGNAIQNRNNGESYTITVRMDDGRRVSINQNDLGGIRENTYVRVQNGRVVLR
- a CDS encoding cytochrome c — encoded protein: MASQPATSSNASRYFFLFLVGLVVGAICTVMALRAIQARQDKFPDSVMQVMARHSGQLGDKVKQNRCAATDTVPHVRALRTMANDLEMAFPGLADDQRFQTHTSKFRAHLDAALSAPPTDCAAADAVAKQLGESCKACHQDFRG
- a CDS encoding tRNA threonylcarbamoyladenosine dehydratase encodes the protein MKKELRDRFAGIDRLYGQGAVERYAGSRVAVVGMGGVGSWVVEALARSGVGHITLIDADDICVSNTNRQLPALEGQYGRNKAEAMADRCRAINPLIDVDVVPMFLTGSNMAELLDRGFDLVLDACDSFRVKVEMIAWCRRRKLPIVVSGSAGGRTDPTQIRLRDLSRTEHDALLALVRKKLRSEFNFPKNPGRYFSVQAVYSLENVKYPQADGTVCGLRPQLGADAALKLDCGVGLGAATHITGAFAFAMVGKALELLLKPKKDAA
- a CDS encoding TatD family hydrolase, coding for MLVDSHCHLDAPELDHDRAAVIARARAAGVTRQIVPAVEAASWPALREVCAIEEGLFAAYGLHPMYLSSHRPDHLPALRECIERERPVAVGECGLDYFVEGLDPTEQQRYFDGQLQLAREFELPVIVHARRAVDAVIASIKRVGKLQGVVHSFSGSSEQARQLWQLGFMIGLGGPVTYERANRLRGLAATMPLDYLLLETDAPDQPDSGIRGQRNEPARLPVVCETIAGLRGVPAEDIALATTRNAERLFRLPAA